A single region of the Montipora capricornis isolate CH-2021 chromosome 13, ASM3666992v2, whole genome shotgun sequence genome encodes:
- the LOC138029733 gene encoding uncharacterized protein isoform X1, with amino-acid sequence MNGQGVFFVFFSVMQVSVKSEMVFTSSYNGKSIFGIVGSSVSFKWSFSGGVQSITWGLKSPIDPSFIAIRLVVLYSDGSVSVQAPASYNQRVSGVFVGNASSGHAIFTISSIKREDDGFYSCQLKKIENFVAVIKEDHVQLSVEDKPNITHPKEVSISVREGSSLNISCTAVGKVDPGVSWHHDGRMQRLGSGTAYLSFSLIKRADAGMYICKANNSAGITEKQFNITVTYPASIAQVLPLSPHESWMAHTVTFVCKANGVPAPTIIWKTPDGTEIKIVDGSLNIAPVQMQREQDFGPYTCEANNSVGSAALATVILKQIKSPGAPTITTQDDDIKVTSFTVRWTAPDHDGGSPITGYVVIILQGGIKILNMTTNAAIKSHFVQGLVKSTNYTLRVSAMNKAYEGAASEKKVMTKAEDAPGSVEIIGFPSETKNVEVTVSWNKPQNNGAPITQYSVYQRIVNDDGTVGEWNKIKEIKDLSRRQVVVKLEKNKVYEFVVTATNRRGESLREEKNIRKLVVFGDVPEPVDIIKAEAEDYKITIHWENPTENGAAITRYFIYRRIKSDEKWTKVAVVEDTSRREYNIQVENSGKYEFVVTATNKYGESAKENVRTVEVHDRATPRPLARQTGSCSLFHAVYISIIIFLVIVIIIMCVVMWKMRRRPCPRCGDLIPLNPVAVQAKDNLQPPSEHTNEAGTNASPSTGSGYYMPLHPSGRSWEVSREDVHVIKVIGKGAFSQVAQATVRNLKTNEEKTTVAVKMLKANAPSSDRKDLLSELELMKKMKPHPHVIKLMGCITEDDPLMVLIEYVPCGDLLGYLRKSRGLNDTYYKNPDVKPQTNLTSEQLMKFAWHVADGMSYLSSKKIIHRDLAARNVLVGEGERCKVTDFGMARNVEEDDIYTKRSRGRLPVKWTAYEALFYGVYTTQSDVWSYGVLLYEILTVGGSPYPDINARLIADKIQGGYRMPKPGHVDSKLYEIMMKCWEEDPSDRPTFEKLRKTMKDMERNHKTYVNLSQYDTTLYANMTDLTVD; translated from the exons ATGAATGGACAGGgtgttttctttgtatttttttctgtcatgcaagtATCAG TCAAGAGTGAAATGGTGTTTACATCATCATATAATGGCAAAAGTATTTTCGGTATAGTTGGATCTTCTGTATCATTCAAGTGGAGCTTTTCTGGTGGAGTTCAAAGTATTACTTGGGGACTAAAAAGCCCAATTGATCCTTCATTTATTGCAATCAGGCTAGTAGTTCTCTATTCTGATGGTTCAGTATCCGTTCAAGCTCCAGCCTCTTACAATCAACGTGTGAGTGGAGTCTTTGTTGGCAATGCATCCTCTGGCCACGCCATATTCACCATTAGTAGCATTAAAAGGGAAGATGATGGATTTTATAGCTGCCagcttaaaaaaattgaaaattttgttGCTGTCATAAAAGAGGACCATGTGCAATTGAGCGTGGAAG ACAAACCAAACATTACTCATCCAAAAGAAGTAAGTATAAGTGTCAGGGAAGGAAGCTCTTTGAACATCAGTTGTACCGCAGTAGGAAAAGTAGACCCAGGTGTGAGCTGGCACCATGATGGCAGAATGCAGAGGTTGGGGTCAGGAACAGCCTACCTCAGTTTCAGCCTAATAAAAAGAGCAGATGCAGGAATGTACATATGCAAAGCCAACAACTCTGCTGGAATTACGGAGAAACAATTTAATATCACAGTTACAT ACCCAGCTTCCATAGCACAAGTTTTGCCCCTATCTCCACATGAGTCTTGGATGGCACACACTGTTACTTTTGTTTGCAAAGCAAATGGTGTTCCAGCCCCAACAATCATTTGGAAAACACCTGATGGAACTGAAATCAAGATAGTTGATGGCAGCCTGAACATTGCACCTGTGCAGATGCAACGTGAACAAGACTTTGGACCATACACGTGTGAGGCTAACAACAGCGTCGGCTCTGCTGCTTTAGCCAcagttattttgaaacaaatca AGTCACCAGGCGCGCCAACGATAACGACACAAGATGACGACATTAAAGTCACGTCATTCACAGTTAGATGGACTGCACCAGACCATGATGGGGGAAGTCCTATCACCGGATATGTCGTGATTATACTTCAGGGAGGCATCAAAATTCTGAACATGACCACAAATGCCGCTATTAAATCACACTTTGTGCAAGGCCTGGTCAAAAGCACAAACTATACCCTTAGGGTCTCGGCCATGAATAAGGCGTATGAAGGAGCTGCAAGTGAAAAGAAAGTGATGACAAAGGCTGAAG ATGCCCCAGGTAGCGTGGAAATTATAGGTTTTCCTTCTGAAACAAAGAACGTTGAAGTGACAGTAAGTTGGAATAAGCCTCAAAACAACGGAGCACCTATCACACAGTACTCAGTGTACcaacgaattgtaaatgatgaTGGTACAGTAGGAGAATGgaacaaaataaaggaaatcaAGGACCTATCAAGGCGTCAAGTTGTTGTTAAACTGGAGAAAAATAAGGTGTATGAGTTCGTGGTAACTGCTACAAATAGGCGTGGTGAAAGTTTGCGAGAAGAGAAGAACATCAGAAAACTTGTGGTTTTTGGCG ATGTTCCAGAACCTGTAGATATTATCAAAGCTGAGGCAGAAGATTACAAAATAACTATCCATTGGGAAAATCCGACGGAAAATGGGGCAGCAATCACTAGGTACTTTATTTACAGAAGAATTAAAAGTGATGAAAAGTGGACAAAAGTTGCAGTTGTAGAAGATACATCCAGGCGTGAATACAATATCCAAGTGGAAAATAGCGGGAAGTATGAATTTGTGGTGACAGCAACAAATAAATATGGTGAGAGCGCTAAGGAAAATGTCAGAACAGTTGAAGTACACGACCGAG cgACTCCAAGGCCTTTAGCACGTCAGACAG gatcctgTAGTCTTTTCCATGCTGTTTACATCTCAATCATCATTTTCTTggtgatagtaataataattatgtgcGTTGTAATGTGGAAAATGCGTCGTCGCCCATGTCCAAGATGCGGAGATCTTATACCGCTG AATCCAGTTGCTGTGCAGGCTAAAGATAACCTACAACCCCCAAGCGAACACACGAACGAGGCAGGGACGAATGCATCTCCTTCTACAGGAAGTGGATACTACATGCCACTTCATCCATCGGGAAGAAGCTGGGAAGTCAGTCGCGAGGATGTTCATGTTATCAAAGTCATTGGTAAAGGAGCCTTTTCTCAGGTTGCCCAGGCAACCGTCAGAAACTTAAAAACCAACGAGGAGAAAACAACAGTCGCAGTAAAAATGTTGAAAG CCAATGCTCCTTCATCAGATAGGAAGGATTTGCTGTCAGAGTTGGAGctgatgaaaaaaatgaaaccacaTCCTCACGTGATTAAGCTCATGGGATGCATTACTGAAGATG ACCCACTGATGGTCTTAATCGAGTATGTGCCTTGTGGGGATCTCTTGGGATACCTGAGAAAAAGCCGAGGACTGAACGACACTTATTATAAGAACCCGGATGTGAAACCTCAGACCAATCTGACTTCAGAACAGTTAATGAAATTCGCTTGGCATGTTGCTGATGGGATGAGCTACCTGTCTTCGAAAAAG ATAATCCATCGAGACTTGGCAGCGAGAAATGTTCTTGTTGGTGAAGGAGAGAGATGTAAGGTGACAGATTTCGGGATGGCAAGGAATGTGGAAGAGGATGATATTTATACCAAAAGAAGTCGG GGCCGGTTGCCGGTTAAGTGGACTGCATATGAGGCCTTGTTTTACGGCGTATACACGACACAAAGTGACGT GTGGAGTTATGGCGTTCTTCTCTACGAAATCTTGACAGTAG GTGGATCTCCATACCCGGACATAAACGCCAGACTTATTGCGGATAAAATTCAGGGAGGATACAGAATGCCTAAGCCAGGACATGTGGATAGCAAACT ATATGAAATCATGATGAAGTGTTGGGAAGAAGATCCAAGTGATCGACCTACATTTGAAAAGCTGAGGAAAACAATGAAGGATATGGAGAGGAATCACAAG ACGTATGTGAACCTTAGTCAGTACGACACAACATTGTATGCTAATATGACTGATCTTACAGTCGATTAG
- the LOC138029733 gene encoding uncharacterized protein isoform X2, producing MNGQGVFFVFFSVMQVSVKSEMVFTSSYNGKSIFVRLVVLYSDGSVSVQAPASYNQRVSGVFVGNASSGHAIFTISSIKREDDGFYSCQLKKIENFVAVIKEDHVQLSVEDKPNITHPKEVSISVREGSSLNISCTAVGKVDPGVSWHHDGRMQRLGSGTAYLSFSLIKRADAGMYICKANNSAGITEKQFNITVTYPASIAQVLPLSPHESWMAHTVTFVCKANGVPAPTIIWKTPDGTEIKIVDGSLNIAPVQMQREQDFGPYTCEANNSVGSAALATVILKQIKSPGAPTITTQDDDIKVTSFTVRWTAPDHDGGSPITGYVVIILQGGIKILNMTTNAAIKSHFVQGLVKSTNYTLRVSAMNKAYEGAASEKKVMTKAEDAPGSVEIIGFPSETKNVEVTVSWNKPQNNGAPITQYSVYQRIVNDDGTVGEWNKIKEIKDLSRRQVVVKLEKNKVYEFVVTATNRRGESLREEKNIRKLVVFGDVPEPVDIIKAEAEDYKITIHWENPTENGAAITRYFIYRRIKSDEKWTKVAVVEDTSRREYNIQVENSGKYEFVVTATNKYGESAKENVRTVEVHDRATPRPLARQTGSCSLFHAVYISIIIFLVIVIIIMCVVMWKMRRRPCPRCGDLIPLNPVAVQAKDNLQPPSEHTNEAGTNASPSTGSGYYMPLHPSGRSWEVSREDVHVIKVIGKGAFSQVAQATVRNLKTNEEKTTVAVKMLKANAPSSDRKDLLSELELMKKMKPHPHVIKLMGCITEDDPLMVLIEYVPCGDLLGYLRKSRGLNDTYYKNPDVKPQTNLTSEQLMKFAWHVADGMSYLSSKKIIHRDLAARNVLVGEGERCKVTDFGMARNVEEDDIYTKRSRGRLPVKWTAYEALFYGVYTTQSDVWSYGVLLYEILTVGGSPYPDINARLIADKIQGGYRMPKPGHVDSKLYEIMMKCWEEDPSDRPTFEKLRKTMKDMERNHKTYVNLSQYDTTLYANMTDLTVD from the exons ATGAATGGACAGGgtgttttctttgtatttttttctgtcatgcaagtATCAG TCAAGAGTGAAATGGTGTTTACATCATCATATAATGGCAAAAGTATTTTCG TCAGGCTAGTAGTTCTCTATTCTGATGGTTCAGTATCCGTTCAAGCTCCAGCCTCTTACAATCAACGTGTGAGTGGAGTCTTTGTTGGCAATGCATCCTCTGGCCACGCCATATTCACCATTAGTAGCATTAAAAGGGAAGATGATGGATTTTATAGCTGCCagcttaaaaaaattgaaaattttgttGCTGTCATAAAAGAGGACCATGTGCAATTGAGCGTGGAAG ACAAACCAAACATTACTCATCCAAAAGAAGTAAGTATAAGTGTCAGGGAAGGAAGCTCTTTGAACATCAGTTGTACCGCAGTAGGAAAAGTAGACCCAGGTGTGAGCTGGCACCATGATGGCAGAATGCAGAGGTTGGGGTCAGGAACAGCCTACCTCAGTTTCAGCCTAATAAAAAGAGCAGATGCAGGAATGTACATATGCAAAGCCAACAACTCTGCTGGAATTACGGAGAAACAATTTAATATCACAGTTACAT ACCCAGCTTCCATAGCACAAGTTTTGCCCCTATCTCCACATGAGTCTTGGATGGCACACACTGTTACTTTTGTTTGCAAAGCAAATGGTGTTCCAGCCCCAACAATCATTTGGAAAACACCTGATGGAACTGAAATCAAGATAGTTGATGGCAGCCTGAACATTGCACCTGTGCAGATGCAACGTGAACAAGACTTTGGACCATACACGTGTGAGGCTAACAACAGCGTCGGCTCTGCTGCTTTAGCCAcagttattttgaaacaaatca AGTCACCAGGCGCGCCAACGATAACGACACAAGATGACGACATTAAAGTCACGTCATTCACAGTTAGATGGACTGCACCAGACCATGATGGGGGAAGTCCTATCACCGGATATGTCGTGATTATACTTCAGGGAGGCATCAAAATTCTGAACATGACCACAAATGCCGCTATTAAATCACACTTTGTGCAAGGCCTGGTCAAAAGCACAAACTATACCCTTAGGGTCTCGGCCATGAATAAGGCGTATGAAGGAGCTGCAAGTGAAAAGAAAGTGATGACAAAGGCTGAAG ATGCCCCAGGTAGCGTGGAAATTATAGGTTTTCCTTCTGAAACAAAGAACGTTGAAGTGACAGTAAGTTGGAATAAGCCTCAAAACAACGGAGCACCTATCACACAGTACTCAGTGTACcaacgaattgtaaatgatgaTGGTACAGTAGGAGAATGgaacaaaataaaggaaatcaAGGACCTATCAAGGCGTCAAGTTGTTGTTAAACTGGAGAAAAATAAGGTGTATGAGTTCGTGGTAACTGCTACAAATAGGCGTGGTGAAAGTTTGCGAGAAGAGAAGAACATCAGAAAACTTGTGGTTTTTGGCG ATGTTCCAGAACCTGTAGATATTATCAAAGCTGAGGCAGAAGATTACAAAATAACTATCCATTGGGAAAATCCGACGGAAAATGGGGCAGCAATCACTAGGTACTTTATTTACAGAAGAATTAAAAGTGATGAAAAGTGGACAAAAGTTGCAGTTGTAGAAGATACATCCAGGCGTGAATACAATATCCAAGTGGAAAATAGCGGGAAGTATGAATTTGTGGTGACAGCAACAAATAAATATGGTGAGAGCGCTAAGGAAAATGTCAGAACAGTTGAAGTACACGACCGAG cgACTCCAAGGCCTTTAGCACGTCAGACAG gatcctgTAGTCTTTTCCATGCTGTTTACATCTCAATCATCATTTTCTTggtgatagtaataataattatgtgcGTTGTAATGTGGAAAATGCGTCGTCGCCCATGTCCAAGATGCGGAGATCTTATACCGCTG AATCCAGTTGCTGTGCAGGCTAAAGATAACCTACAACCCCCAAGCGAACACACGAACGAGGCAGGGACGAATGCATCTCCTTCTACAGGAAGTGGATACTACATGCCACTTCATCCATCGGGAAGAAGCTGGGAAGTCAGTCGCGAGGATGTTCATGTTATCAAAGTCATTGGTAAAGGAGCCTTTTCTCAGGTTGCCCAGGCAACCGTCAGAAACTTAAAAACCAACGAGGAGAAAACAACAGTCGCAGTAAAAATGTTGAAAG CCAATGCTCCTTCATCAGATAGGAAGGATTTGCTGTCAGAGTTGGAGctgatgaaaaaaatgaaaccacaTCCTCACGTGATTAAGCTCATGGGATGCATTACTGAAGATG ACCCACTGATGGTCTTAATCGAGTATGTGCCTTGTGGGGATCTCTTGGGATACCTGAGAAAAAGCCGAGGACTGAACGACACTTATTATAAGAACCCGGATGTGAAACCTCAGACCAATCTGACTTCAGAACAGTTAATGAAATTCGCTTGGCATGTTGCTGATGGGATGAGCTACCTGTCTTCGAAAAAG ATAATCCATCGAGACTTGGCAGCGAGAAATGTTCTTGTTGGTGAAGGAGAGAGATGTAAGGTGACAGATTTCGGGATGGCAAGGAATGTGGAAGAGGATGATATTTATACCAAAAGAAGTCGG GGCCGGTTGCCGGTTAAGTGGACTGCATATGAGGCCTTGTTTTACGGCGTATACACGACACAAAGTGACGT GTGGAGTTATGGCGTTCTTCTCTACGAAATCTTGACAGTAG GTGGATCTCCATACCCGGACATAAACGCCAGACTTATTGCGGATAAAATTCAGGGAGGATACAGAATGCCTAAGCCAGGACATGTGGATAGCAAACT ATATGAAATCATGATGAAGTGTTGGGAAGAAGATCCAAGTGATCGACCTACATTTGAAAAGCTGAGGAAAACAATGAAGGATATGGAGAGGAATCACAAG ACGTATGTGAACCTTAGTCAGTACGACACAACATTGTATGCTAATATGACTGATCTTACAGTCGATTAG
- the LOC138029733 gene encoding fibroblast growth factor receptor 4-like isoform X3, which translates to MPVLFKVRFRLIAGNYHCNSKCLDRGLISVLFIPEESPGAPTITTQDDDIKVTSFTVRWTAPDHDGGSPITGYVVIILQGGIKILNMTTNAAIKSHFVQGLVKSTNYTLRVSAMNKAYEGAASEKKVMTKAEDAPGSVEIIGFPSETKNVEVTVSWNKPQNNGAPITQYSVYQRIVNDDGTVGEWNKIKEIKDLSRRQVVVKLEKNKVYEFVVTATNRRGESLREEKNIRKLVVFGDVPEPVDIIKAEAEDYKITIHWENPTENGAAITRYFIYRRIKSDEKWTKVAVVEDTSRREYNIQVENSGKYEFVVTATNKYGESAKENVRTVEVHDRATPRPLARQTGSCSLFHAVYISIIIFLVIVIIIMCVVMWKMRRRPCPRCGDLIPLNPVAVQAKDNLQPPSEHTNEAGTNASPSTGSGYYMPLHPSGRSWEVSREDVHVIKVIGKGAFSQVAQATVRNLKTNEEKTTVAVKMLKANAPSSDRKDLLSELELMKKMKPHPHVIKLMGCITEDDPLMVLIEYVPCGDLLGYLRKSRGLNDTYYKNPDVKPQTNLTSEQLMKFAWHVADGMSYLSSKKIIHRDLAARNVLVGEGERCKVTDFGMARNVEEDDIYTKRSRGRLPVKWTAYEALFYGVYTTQSDVWSYGVLLYEILTVGGSPYPDINARLIADKIQGGYRMPKPGHVDSKLYEIMMKCWEEDPSDRPTFEKLRKTMKDMERNHKTYVNLSQYDTTLYANMTDLTVD; encoded by the exons ATGCCCGTGTTATTCAAAGTACGATTCCGGCTTATCGCTGGTAACTACCATTGCAACTCTAAATGCTTGGACAGGGGCCTCATTTCAGTGCTCTTTATTCCAGAAG AGTCACCAGGCGCGCCAACGATAACGACACAAGATGACGACATTAAAGTCACGTCATTCACAGTTAGATGGACTGCACCAGACCATGATGGGGGAAGTCCTATCACCGGATATGTCGTGATTATACTTCAGGGAGGCATCAAAATTCTGAACATGACCACAAATGCCGCTATTAAATCACACTTTGTGCAAGGCCTGGTCAAAAGCACAAACTATACCCTTAGGGTCTCGGCCATGAATAAGGCGTATGAAGGAGCTGCAAGTGAAAAGAAAGTGATGACAAAGGCTGAAG ATGCCCCAGGTAGCGTGGAAATTATAGGTTTTCCTTCTGAAACAAAGAACGTTGAAGTGACAGTAAGTTGGAATAAGCCTCAAAACAACGGAGCACCTATCACACAGTACTCAGTGTACcaacgaattgtaaatgatgaTGGTACAGTAGGAGAATGgaacaaaataaaggaaatcaAGGACCTATCAAGGCGTCAAGTTGTTGTTAAACTGGAGAAAAATAAGGTGTATGAGTTCGTGGTAACTGCTACAAATAGGCGTGGTGAAAGTTTGCGAGAAGAGAAGAACATCAGAAAACTTGTGGTTTTTGGCG ATGTTCCAGAACCTGTAGATATTATCAAAGCTGAGGCAGAAGATTACAAAATAACTATCCATTGGGAAAATCCGACGGAAAATGGGGCAGCAATCACTAGGTACTTTATTTACAGAAGAATTAAAAGTGATGAAAAGTGGACAAAAGTTGCAGTTGTAGAAGATACATCCAGGCGTGAATACAATATCCAAGTGGAAAATAGCGGGAAGTATGAATTTGTGGTGACAGCAACAAATAAATATGGTGAGAGCGCTAAGGAAAATGTCAGAACAGTTGAAGTACACGACCGAG cgACTCCAAGGCCTTTAGCACGTCAGACAG gatcctgTAGTCTTTTCCATGCTGTTTACATCTCAATCATCATTTTCTTggtgatagtaataataattatgtgcGTTGTAATGTGGAAAATGCGTCGTCGCCCATGTCCAAGATGCGGAGATCTTATACCGCTG AATCCAGTTGCTGTGCAGGCTAAAGATAACCTACAACCCCCAAGCGAACACACGAACGAGGCAGGGACGAATGCATCTCCTTCTACAGGAAGTGGATACTACATGCCACTTCATCCATCGGGAAGAAGCTGGGAAGTCAGTCGCGAGGATGTTCATGTTATCAAAGTCATTGGTAAAGGAGCCTTTTCTCAGGTTGCCCAGGCAACCGTCAGAAACTTAAAAACCAACGAGGAGAAAACAACAGTCGCAGTAAAAATGTTGAAAG CCAATGCTCCTTCATCAGATAGGAAGGATTTGCTGTCAGAGTTGGAGctgatgaaaaaaatgaaaccacaTCCTCACGTGATTAAGCTCATGGGATGCATTACTGAAGATG ACCCACTGATGGTCTTAATCGAGTATGTGCCTTGTGGGGATCTCTTGGGATACCTGAGAAAAAGCCGAGGACTGAACGACACTTATTATAAGAACCCGGATGTGAAACCTCAGACCAATCTGACTTCAGAACAGTTAATGAAATTCGCTTGGCATGTTGCTGATGGGATGAGCTACCTGTCTTCGAAAAAG ATAATCCATCGAGACTTGGCAGCGAGAAATGTTCTTGTTGGTGAAGGAGAGAGATGTAAGGTGACAGATTTCGGGATGGCAAGGAATGTGGAAGAGGATGATATTTATACCAAAAGAAGTCGG GGCCGGTTGCCGGTTAAGTGGACTGCATATGAGGCCTTGTTTTACGGCGTATACACGACACAAAGTGACGT GTGGAGTTATGGCGTTCTTCTCTACGAAATCTTGACAGTAG GTGGATCTCCATACCCGGACATAAACGCCAGACTTATTGCGGATAAAATTCAGGGAGGATACAGAATGCCTAAGCCAGGACATGTGGATAGCAAACT ATATGAAATCATGATGAAGTGTTGGGAAGAAGATCCAAGTGATCGACCTACATTTGAAAAGCTGAGGAAAACAATGAAGGATATGGAGAGGAATCACAAG ACGTATGTGAACCTTAGTCAGTACGACACAACATTGTATGCTAATATGACTGATCTTACAGTCGATTAG